In one window of Sebaldella sp. S0638 DNA:
- a CDS encoding TlpA disulfide reductase family protein produces MKKLIMLMIGMLFLISCSGGAPGKFQVEVAEGVKFPDFQVKSVDGKETFKSTDILKKDKKTLFVIAAEWCPHCRDEAIEIQAFYEKHKDEANVVVIYSAHNSSPEVVAEYLAKNKYTFPAYYDYNNIFLDGTGLEAFPFNVIIGKDGKIAEVVDGELNYDTLVEKLTK; encoded by the coding sequence ATGAAAAAGTTAATAATGTTAATGATAGGAATGCTATTTTTGATATCATGTTCTGGCGGAGCACCCGGGAAATTTCAGGTGGAAGTAGCAGAAGGCGTTAAATTTCCTGATTTTCAGGTAAAGTCAGTTGACGGGAAAGAAACATTTAAAAGTACAGATATTCTGAAAAAAGATAAGAAAACTTTGTTTGTTATTGCAGCTGAATGGTGTCCGCACTGTCGTGACGAAGCTATTGAAATACAGGCATTTTATGAAAAGCATAAAGACGAAGCTAATGTAGTAGTCATATACAGCGCGCATAATTCAAGCCCTGAAGTGGTAGCAGAGTATCTGGCAAAGAATAAATATACTTTCCCTGCATATTATGATTATAATAATATATTTCTGGATGGTACAGGTCTGGAAGCGTTTCCTTTTAATGTTATAATAGGAAAAGACGGGAAGATAGCGGAAGTAGTGGACGGCGAACTAAACTACGACACTCTGGTAGAAAAATTAACTAAATAA
- the tpx gene encoding thiol peroxidase translates to MKKFLIATMAVFLIFSCGKKEEAAGTEKTTETKETAVSEKEAPKQEKVPKSERVTVDGVEVTIENKRIKVGDKLEDAELIAPVNEFNKMKKVRLSDDKGIKLIYTAPSLDTPVCSLQTKMLDEKAKEHANVFFYSVTDDLPFAMMRFCSDNGIANLKTLSDFQTHEFSAKNGFLMKEYQLLTRAVIIVDEDNTVRYVDYGKEVTDQLDLEKAIDFLEKEMLKK, encoded by the coding sequence GTGAAAAAATTTTTGATTGCAACTATGGCAGTATTTCTGATTTTCAGCTGTGGAAAAAAAGAAGAAGCAGCCGGTACTGAAAAAACAACTGAAACAAAAGAAACAGCGGTTTCGGAAAAAGAAGCACCTAAACAGGAAAAAGTTCCTAAAAGTGAAAGAGTAACTGTAGACGGTGTAGAAGTAACAATAGAAAATAAAAGAATAAAAGTAGGGGATAAATTAGAAGATGCAGAATTAATTGCCCCTGTTAATGAATTTAATAAAATGAAAAAAGTGAGACTTTCAGATGATAAAGGTATAAAATTAATTTATACTGCACCGTCACTGGATACTCCTGTATGTTCTCTCCAGACAAAAATGCTTGATGAAAAAGCCAAAGAACATGCAAATGTATTTTTTTATTCGGTAACTGATGATTTACCTTTTGCCATGATGAGATTTTGTTCTGATAACGGTATTGCTAATCTGAAGACTCTGTCTGATTTTCAGACACATGAATTTTCTGCTAAGAACGGATTTCTTATGAAGGAATATCAGCTGCTGACAAGAGCTGTAATAATAGTAGATGAGGATAATACAGTAAGATATGTGGATTACGGAAAAGAAGTTACAGATCAGCTTGATCTTGAGAAGGCAATAGATTTCTTGGAAAAAGAAATGTTAAAAAAATAA
- a CDS encoding aminotransferase class I/II-fold pyridoxal phosphate-dependent enzyme, producing the protein MEKMPIKKALTDYVNKGFVSFDVPGHKKNNINTEMTEFFGENVLKLDANSMKCLDNLQNPMGVIKESQQLMAEIYGADRAFYLVNGTTSGIQTMIFSALKHGEKILLPRNAHKSVINSLILAGVIPEYLELEYNRDFDLFTGICVKKIEEKFRNDEDIKAILIINPSYYGICCNMEEIIKTAKKYNKIVLLDEAHGAHFRFNSRLPKSAIELGADMAATSLHKTGGSLTQSSVLLLNKGKIREEKVEETINIFTTTSASYLLMSSLEIAGNYLKNNGEKRLDTIVDFAGYFKEKIKGYYDVLDINILNDRTVSDFDITKLVINTSKYNITGFQLYDILRDEYCIQAELADFHNILCILSIGDTKENIDKLLNALIEISKTLPKRVKKSEHKDFVSIPKQIIAPRNAYYKKKVSVELRKSIGKLSGEMITVYPPGIPIISYGELIEEEIVECLERLRDNNCVVDGISDKEIKNIKIIEED; encoded by the coding sequence ATGGAAAAAATGCCTATAAAAAAAGCTCTTACAGATTATGTGAATAAAGGTTTTGTTTCGTTTGATGTTCCCGGACATAAAAAAAATAATATTAATACGGAAATGACAGAATTTTTTGGAGAAAATGTTTTGAAACTGGATGCGAATTCTATGAAATGTCTGGATAACCTCCAGAATCCCATGGGTGTAATCAAAGAATCCCAGCAGCTGATGGCGGAAATTTACGGTGCGGACAGGGCCTTTTATCTGGTGAACGGTACCACTTCTGGCATTCAGACTATGATTTTTTCAGCTTTGAAACATGGGGAAAAGATTCTGCTTCCCAGAAATGCACATAAATCAGTTATAAATTCACTGATTCTCGCAGGAGTCATTCCTGAATATCTTGAATTGGAATATAACAGGGATTTTGACCTGTTTACAGGAATATGTGTAAAAAAAATAGAAGAAAAATTTCGAAATGATGAAGATATAAAAGCAATATTAATAATAAACCCCTCATATTACGGAATATGCTGTAATATGGAAGAAATAATAAAAACAGCAAAAAAATATAATAAAATAGTTCTGCTAGACGAAGCACACGGAGCACATTTCAGATTTAACAGCAGACTCCCGAAATCAGCAATTGAACTGGGAGCGGATATGGCAGCTACAAGTCTTCATAAAACAGGAGGTTCTTTGACACAGTCGTCTGTCCTCCTTTTGAATAAAGGGAAAATAAGAGAGGAAAAGGTAGAAGAAACCATAAATATTTTTACTACCACAAGTGCGTCGTATCTTCTGATGTCAAGCCTTGAAATAGCCGGGAACTATCTCAAAAATAACGGAGAAAAGCGTTTGGACACTATTGTGGATTTTGCAGGTTATTTTAAGGAAAAGATAAAAGGATATTATGATGTTTTGGACATAAATATTCTTAATGACAGGACTGTGAGCGATTTTGACATAACAAAACTGGTAATAAACACTTCAAAATATAATATCACTGGATTTCAGCTATATGACATATTAAGGGATGAATACTGCATTCAGGCGGAATTAGCTGATTTCCATAATATATTATGTATTTTGTCTATTGGTGACACAAAGGAAAATATAGATAAACTGCTGAACGCACTTATTGAAATAAGCAAAACACTTCCAAAAAGAGTCAAAAAATCAGAACATAAAGATTTTGTAAGCATACCAAAACAGATTATAGCGCCGAGAAATGCTTATTACAAAAAGAAAGTGTCTGTGGAACTGAGAAAATCCATAGGAAAGCTTTCAGGGGAAATGATAACTGTTTATCCTCCGGGAATACCAATAATATCATACGGCGAACTTATAGAAGAGGAAATAGTGGAATGCCTTGAAAGACTGAGGGATAATAACTGTGTGGTAGACGGCATATCAGATAAAGAAATAAAAAATATAAAGATAATAGAGGAGGATTAA
- the speE gene encoding polyamine aminopropyltransferase has protein sequence MEFWYSESYSDNVKLSIKVDKQLHGEQSDFQRIDFFESKEFGRFFTLDGLMMATEKDEFIYHDMITHTALAVNPGIRNVLVIGAGDGGTVRELTRYKNIEKIHMVEIDERVVRLCEEYLPLTASKLKDSRVSLYFQDGLEFVKKSQEKYDLIIVDSTDPIGPGEGLFTMDFYTDCYNLLSDEGILINQHESPYYDKDRKELIRTRQKIKKIFEISRVYQAHIPTYPSGHWLFGFASKKYDPVKDIKADEWNNMGLETKYYNTDLHVGSFALPTYVNELMEEEL, from the coding sequence ATGGAATTTTGGTATTCGGAATCTTATTCAGACAATGTAAAACTCTCTATAAAGGTGGACAAACAACTTCACGGAGAGCAATCTGACTTTCAGAGAATAGACTTTTTTGAGTCAAAGGAATTCGGAAGATTTTTTACGCTTGATGGTCTTATGATGGCAACTGAAAAGGATGAATTCATATACCATGATATGATCACACATACAGCACTTGCAGTTAACCCGGGGATAAGAAACGTGCTTGTAATAGGTGCAGGAGACGGCGGGACTGTGAGAGAGCTTACAAGATATAAAAATATAGAAAAAATCCACATGGTGGAAATAGATGAGAGAGTAGTAAGATTATGTGAGGAATATCTGCCGCTTACTGCATCAAAGCTGAAAGACAGCAGAGTTTCCCTTTATTTTCAAGACGGACTGGAATTTGTAAAAAAATCACAGGAAAAATATGATCTGATAATAGTAGATTCCACAGACCCTATAGGTCCGGGCGAAGGTTTATTTACAATGGATTTTTATACTGACTGCTATAATCTTCTTTCAGATGAAGGAATTCTGATAAACCAGCATGAAAGCCCATATTATGATAAAGACAGAAAAGAACTGATACGTACAAGACAAAAGATAAAAAAGATATTTGAAATAAGCAGGGTATATCAGGCACATATTCCTACATATCCGTCAGGACACTGGCTTTTCGGCTTTGCATCGAAAAAATATGATCCTGTAAAGGATATAAAGGCTGATGAGTGGAACAATATGGGGCTTGAAACAAAATATTACAATACAGACCTGCATGTGGGGTCGTTTGCACTTCCTACTTATGTAAATGAACTTATGGAAGAAGAATTATGA
- a CDS encoding cupin domain-containing protein: MKIGEKLKSLRQEKLLTQNELADRCELSKGFISQLERDLTSPSLSTLEDILEVLGTNIREFFNETQQEKIVFADEDFYEFQNEELGYEINWIIPNAQKNKMEPILITLEPGGRYKLEVAHEGEEFGYVLSGAVNIHLGNKKYRAKKGESFYYKPSVDHYISNVSKTSISKVLWVATPPSF; this comes from the coding sequence GTGAAAATCGGTGAAAAGCTCAAAAGCTTAAGGCAGGAAAAGCTTTTAACGCAAAATGAATTAGCAGATAGATGTGAATTATCAAAAGGATTCATATCACAGTTGGAAAGAGACCTTACTTCCCCGTCTTTATCCACTTTAGAGGATATACTGGAAGTTTTGGGAACAAATATAAGAGAATTTTTTAATGAAACACAGCAGGAAAAGATCGTATTCGCTGATGAAGATTTTTATGAATTTCAGAATGAAGAATTAGGATATGAAATAAACTGGATAATTCCAAATGCACAAAAGAATAAAATGGAACCGATTCTGATAACTCTGGAACCCGGAGGAAGATACAAACTTGAGGTGGCACACGAAGGCGAAGAGTTCGGATATGTGCTGTCAGGCGCTGTTAATATACATCTTGGAAATAAGAAATACAGGGCAAAAAAAGGTGAAAGCTTTTATTACAAGCCAAGTGTGGATCACTATATCTCAAATGTATCAAAAACAAGCATATCAAAAGTTTTATGGGTAGCCACTCCGCCGTCATTTTAA
- the speD gene encoding adenosylmethionine decarboxylase: MKLDTLGRHILVEYYNCNGDILKDHKKIEELLNEAAVLSGATIVTSTFHHFNPWGVSGAVIISESHLTIHTWPEFGYAAVDLFTCGDKVDPWIGFEYLEKMLGAEKSESYELSRGNTDKIKRHNPAITGNINFKMEETEDLSERSVI; this comes from the coding sequence ATGAAATTAGATACACTGGGAAGACATATTTTGGTGGAATATTATAACTGTAACGGGGATATTCTGAAAGATCATAAAAAAATAGAGGAATTGTTAAACGAGGCTGCGGTACTTTCGGGAGCCACAATAGTAACATCCACATTTCATCACTTTAATCCGTGGGGTGTAAGCGGTGCGGTGATAATATCAGAATCACATCTGACAATACATACATGGCCTGAATTCGGCTATGCTGCGGTAGATTTATTCACATGCGGAGATAAGGTAGATCCCTGGATTGGTTTTGAATATCTTGAGAAAATGCTTGGGGCAGAGAAAAGCGAATCATATGAACTGTCGAGAGGCAACACAGATAAGATAAAAAGACACAATCCTGCAATTACGGGAAATATTAATTTTAAAATGGAAGAAACAGAAGATCTTTCTGAAAGATCAGTAATATAA
- a CDS encoding patatin-like phospholipase family protein — protein sequence MQKNIRYTRTIKRLFLFLVLFSYSFSEDKRIGLVLSGGSAKGLAHIGVLKVLEEEKVPVEYITGTSMGSIVGGLYAAGYTVEEIEKFAVETDWFAMFTDNIPRDKKGAIRNYFEDKNTIALPFQGFSVNFPSGAIGGKSISGNLNDLLYGVEDVNDFRKFPQKFALVATDLESGEAVMIDKGSLPIAIRASMSLPTVISPVRYQGKLLIDGGIVRNLPVQEVKVLGADYTIGVNVGEGFSKLDENKMNLVNITENALTIGGKREVERQIRMLDLYIEPDVADIASPDFSKAEVIIALGEAAARKNIDEIRKLSDPAKFEEIQEKRKEFRKTWRDTYSIKSVKFEGNKRYNEKFFNKFIPKDLSALKKEDIDSIVNKIYSNGDFLTVYYEIENDDLTFVVQEKASNYLTLGGNLNTEDYATISIGVQGNKSFDSTSLRYSLVGILSQEYALNGQLVLSTGLDSKVFIMPSFHIKNDIIKNQEYNGRKFDFENKVSNVNLGFGIELDKNLVLIAGAGFEESSVYKNEDNSKNQKMHYPVYTAQLIYDTRNSYIYPTKGYYFNTTYAYGNSSEADFSSLSFLGRGVFPLTKKLTIIPTVEYLSASGDDIPETYQPRLGGYKTRDHSLEFRGIEENSLKGQSITTANLKLQYSINKYIYVDAGISYAAISDTAFSIDGDTTKQSYDIGIGIKTPLGPSYIGGSKAEGEKIRYYLNLGYDITE from the coding sequence ATGCAAAAAAATATCAGGTACACACGTACAATTAAGAGACTTTTTCTCTTTCTTGTTCTTTTTTCATACAGCTTTAGCGAAGATAAAAGGATAGGACTTGTATTAAGCGGCGGTTCAGCCAAAGGACTCGCACATATCGGCGTCTTAAAAGTACTGGAAGAAGAAAAAGTTCCTGTTGAGTATATCACCGGAACAAGTATGGGAAGTATCGTAGGCGGACTTTATGCAGCAGGCTATACTGTGGAGGAAATTGAGAAATTCGCAGTAGAAACTGACTGGTTTGCTATGTTTACGGACAATATTCCCAGAGACAAAAAAGGTGCCATAAGAAACTATTTTGAAGATAAAAATACAATTGCACTGCCGTTTCAGGGATTTTCTGTTAATTTCCCCAGCGGTGCCATAGGCGGAAAGAGTATCAGCGGTAATTTAAATGATCTGCTGTACGGAGTGGAAGATGTTAATGATTTCAGAAAATTCCCTCAGAAATTCGCTCTGGTCGCCACTGACCTTGAGAGCGGAGAAGCTGTTATGATAGACAAAGGCTCTCTTCCTATAGCTATAAGAGCCAGCATGTCACTTCCTACTGTTATTTCCCCTGTAAGATATCAGGGTAAACTGCTTATTGACGGCGGAATCGTGAGAAATCTTCCTGTTCAGGAAGTAAAAGTACTGGGAGCAGACTACACAATAGGAGTAAATGTCGGCGAAGGTTTTTCAAAACTTGACGAGAACAAGATGAATCTTGTCAATATCACCGAAAATGCTCTTACTATAGGCGGTAAGCGTGAAGTAGAAAGACAAATCAGAATGCTGGACTTATATATAGAGCCTGATGTTGCTGATATCGCATCTCCTGATTTTTCCAAAGCGGAAGTTATAATAGCCCTTGGTGAAGCAGCTGCGCGAAAGAACATTGATGAAATAAGAAAACTCAGCGATCCGGCAAAATTTGAAGAAATTCAGGAAAAGAGAAAAGAATTCAGAAAAACATGGAGAGATACATACTCTATAAAGAGTGTAAAATTCGAAGGAAATAAAAGATATAACGAAAAATTCTTTAACAAGTTTATTCCTAAGGATTTAAGTGCCTTGAAAAAAGAAGATATTGACAGCATTGTAAATAAAATATATTCCAACGGTGACTTTTTAACAGTATATTATGAAATAGAAAACGACGATCTTACATTTGTGGTTCAGGAAAAAGCAAGCAATTATCTTACACTCGGCGGAAACCTGAATACAGAGGACTATGCTACTATTTCAATAGGTGTTCAGGGAAATAAATCCTTTGACTCTACATCGCTGAGATACTCCCTTGTTGGAATCCTCAGTCAGGAATATGCTCTGAACGGGCAGCTTGTATTAAGTACCGGTCTTGACTCTAAAGTCTTTATAATGCCAAGTTTTCACATTAAGAATGATATTATAAAAAATCAGGAATATAACGGCAGAAAATTTGATTTTGAAAATAAAGTATCAAATGTAAATCTGGGCTTTGGTATCGAACTGGATAAAAATCTTGTTCTTATAGCAGGCGCCGGTTTTGAGGAATCGAGTGTTTATAAGAATGAAGATAATTCTAAAAATCAGAAAATGCATTACCCTGTATATACTGCCCAGCTTATATACGACACTAGAAATTCATATATTTATCCTACAAAAGGATATTATTTTAACACAACATATGCTTACGGGAATTCATCAGAAGCAGATTTCAGCTCACTTAGTTTTCTAGGAAGAGGAGTTTTCCCGCTGACAAAAAAACTGACTATTATCCCTACTGTTGAATATCTCAGTGCTTCTGGAGACGATATTCCGGAAACATATCAGCCCAGACTCGGAGGGTATAAGACAAGGGATCATTCGCTGGAATTCAGAGGAATTGAAGAAAACAGCCTTAAAGGGCAGAGTATTACCACTGCTAATCTAAAGCTGCAGTACAGTATTAATAAATATATTTATGTCGATGCAGGTATTTCATATGCTGCAATATCTGATACTGCATTTTCCATAGACGGTGACACTACAAAGCAAAGTTATGATATAGGAATAGGAATAAAAACTCCTTTAGGGCCGAGCTATATCGGCGGTTCAAAAGCTGAAGGAGAAAAAATAAGATATTATCTGAATCTGGGTTATGATATAACCGAGTAA
- the speB gene encoding agmatinase, with product MKKNISTFIGFDSDYDKAELVLMGIPYDGTVSFRPGTRFAPSEIRNNSYGLEIYSPYFDRELTDYNLFDAGDIELPFGNTQKILDIIRENAKKILNDNKILFSAGGEHLVTYPLIQAYFEKYGEDLHIIHFDAHTDLREDYMGEKLSHASVIKRIYDITGKDKIYQFCIRSGEKEEFRYKDKGIFQEKFTFSRLPEIIEKLAGKPVYVTIDLDVLDPSVFPGTGTPEPGGINFNEMLNLIKILKNAKIVGADIVELSPHYDQSGVSTSAACKIIREMIFAILK from the coding sequence ATGAAAAAAAATATATCGACTTTCATAGGATTTGATTCGGATTATGATAAGGCAGAACTGGTACTTATGGGAATCCCGTACGACGGAACGGTTTCGTTTCGTCCCGGTACCAGATTTGCGCCTTCTGAAATAAGAAATAACTCTTACGGACTGGAAATATACAGCCCGTATTTTGATAGGGAGCTAACAGACTATAATTTATTTGATGCCGGGGATATAGAGCTTCCTTTTGGGAATACCCAAAAAATACTGGATATAATAAGAGAAAATGCAAAAAAAATTCTGAATGACAACAAAATACTATTTTCTGCTGGCGGGGAACATCTGGTAACATACCCGCTTATTCAGGCATATTTTGAAAAATACGGGGAAGATCTTCATATAATTCATTTTGATGCTCATACAGACCTTAGGGAAGATTATATGGGTGAAAAACTGTCGCATGCTTCTGTAATAAAAAGAATATATGATATCACCGGGAAGGATAAAATATATCAGTTTTGTATAAGATCAGGGGAAAAAGAGGAATTCCGATATAAAGATAAGGGTATATTTCAGGAAAAATTCACATTTTCCAGACTTCCTGAAATAATTGAAAAGCTGGCGGGAAAGCCTGTATATGTGACAATAGATCTTGATGTACTTGATCCGTCTGTATTTCCGGGAACAGGGACTCCTGAGCCGGGAGGAATAAATTTTAATGAAATGTTGAATTTGATAAAAATCTTAAAAAATGCTAAAATAGTGGGAGCGGATATTGTAGAATTGTCCCCGCACTATGACCAGAGCGGAGTCTCGACAAGTGCAGCATGTAAAATAATAAGGGAAATGATATTTGCTATATTAAAATAG